CAATGCTTCGGCTGGTGGCAACAGTGCCAATGCCGGCGCAATGCTAAATGGTTTTGTACCATCTATTGCTGGTGCCGCTGTCGCGGGTATACTTGCCTTTT
The Eremothecium sinecaudum strain ATCC 58844 chromosome II, complete sequence DNA segment above includes these coding regions:
- a CDS encoding HBL197Wp (Syntenic homolog of Ashbya gossypii ABL061C-A; Syntenic homolog of Saccharomyces cerevisiae YOL052C-A (DDR2)), which encodes MKFTNYVIALTGAFATLASAQSAINATNASAGGNSANAGAMLNGFVPSIAGAAVAGILAFLV